The DNA segment ATGTCTTTCAGGTCAGTATTGTTACTTTGAAATACCAAATTATATCTTAAACGCACAATCTTTAAATATGCATAAGTTGTATCTGATGTGGGaatttatttttcctctttttccaCTTCTGGAACAGGATCGTTCAACTGATCACTTtaataaaaagattttaattgTTACAAAGTTGTACAAGTTTTTACTTTAGCACCAACatcattttttaagtaattttatttggcattttctatttgcattttagtcaaaattttattaatttttctgtgttttttcatgttatatatttatttttaaatatatctatatcgtttaaaaaaatatatatacacacacacacacacacgtatatatatatatacatattattattattatttttttttactacaagttaaactaaattttaaatgttgctATGGCAGCcttgacaaaataattaacattatgtaatgtgtgtttttcttttttttttcttttttctaaagtcatattttctttccctggttttagttaactgtagTAACCCtggtgtccgtgtgtgtgtgtgtgtgtgtgtgtgtgtgtgtgtgtgtgtgtgtgtgtttgtgtgtgtgtgtgttataatttGGAATAGTTAAGTGGCACAAACTTAAAACTTATATTTAAGCTTCTTGATCGTCAAGATTCCAGTTTTGCTCAGTCTTGGACTTTCATCAGCCGATTTCATTCAAGCAAATTAAACACTGCTGAAGGAGGAGCAAGAGTAAAGGGCACTTCATGTTCCTTCTCCTTCAATATATTTATCCATCtcattcatttaaatgattttgcatttaaaaatgtagctTTGTAAAGAAATTCATTCAAGCAGAGGActttagatcagtggttctcaacctttttgattACAAGGTCCTCCATtgtccacaacaacaacaaaacaattccCATGTTAACTAGTTCTGCCAAACAAAATATCTAATATTTCTATACATATTAGTAAATGTAGAAGGGATCCCATTCTTTTCAACCAGTGAATTTGCATGACTTTCTGTCTGTGATTTACAGGATAAGggtttttaaaaatagttttactcacaatttctactTGCATATTCAATCAACTATGCATATTCTTTTCTAGGTTTAGAAATTACACTTTTGAAATTAGGCTTTCTCAAATCCAAGACTTTTCCAATAATCACCCAGGTCATTAAagctgtagatgagtttgtttcttcatcaggtttgtagaaatctagcattgcatcagtgtctcatcaatggatgctctgcagtgaatgggtgccgtcagaaagagagtccaaacagctgataaaatcatccACAGGCCATCAGTTAAAGTCAATTACTTGCGagttttcattttctgttttatttactaTTCACCCCAAAGCTGACTTCATAGAAGTTTATAAGAGAGtatgtaaaaaagtttttaataggCTCCTCAATCAATATAGTGAACACAACTACAAGCCCAGTAGATTCAATTAGTACTTTTAAGTATATCAAAAGATTGAGTACAAGTATAGCCAAATATACTTTTCTAAGTTTATATTAAGTATACTTCGATGTCGTGCCAGACTTCATTATGAGCGCCAGAGGGCCAAAGCTTCTTTAGCAGGAGGGTCAAAAGGTCAAAGATAGGAAATCAAAGAGCTTGATGTACAATGAGAACATGCTGAGATTTTTGCTTTTCTGCCAGGTCTGTCGTCCacgtttaataatatattaaatgtattttgttatattttgatacatatagtttgtgtgtgaatgtgatgaCATGTCTGTGTGTTGGTCAGTACAGatgaaacacagacagacagctgAGATGATCTTTGAATTCAAGTTCAATCAGCTACGGatggtttacattttaaattattttttcttaattttaccaAAAATGAATTGTTTGGATCGATGCACATAAAGACATTTGgtatgttttttgggggggggggggggtttgaatGCATGTTTGTCGCTAAAGCCTTCtcttttttgtcagttttgttcttttaatttataaaatgtttgtttctatttattttataaaaaaatcaatttcatatttgttataatattttagaaattcTCTGGACTCTTAAGAAGTTTGATTtcttgatattttacattttaatctcgtaattataaaaatgtattttactatattttaatatatgtataggtattaaataaatgaaatataatatatttttgtgaaatactCTGAACTTTGTCACAATTACatatattctatattttaatataataaatatattaataatatattaaatgtattttgatacatatattttaatatatgtatatatttttaaataactgaaatgtatataatatttttttatgaattctgtTTATTTAAGGCACATTCTTGGTCTTATCATGTGCGCTCTTCATAATCTTTAGAAATGTAATAACTTTATACGCCTCTGAAATGACTTTAATTTTGGACTGGCCTCTTGAATCCTTCTCATTTTTAACCCCTTCCCTCCTGTTTGTTGTTCTGAAAGCACTGCAGTGTTAAACTGTGAATCTGTTACTTCCTTGTGACTCtgattaatataaatatagaagATACATTTTAATTGAGAAATTAAATCCTGTATCAAATCATGTAATTCCATTATATAAGTATAAGGCAGATTCTGAATCATGCATTTCTGTTGCTGTATTTGTGATGAGTGAAAGTGTTAGAGGCCAGTGCCGTGGCAGTGCAGGGTCTTGTCCAGTTCTCTCAGCTGTTCCATGAAGCCGGAATTTGGGCAGATATTCCTGTGTTGTGAGACGGCTTTAATGGCTTCCACCAGAGTCATGCCCTCATGAATCATCAGATACGCTAAAACCAGCGTTGAGGAGCGACTCAGACCCATCGCACAGTGCACAAGCACCTTACCTAGGAAACAACAGATGAATATCTACAGATACaaaacatgcaattttttaaaaattaaagtatTAGAGCTTAAATAAAGAAAAGGGCTATATTTTGTATTAAGAAAATATTTGTAggataaatttaaatattaatattaaatattaaatatttttctaattcAAATTCCcattaacaacaaaaaaagaaaactaaattattcgattattattattaaaaagactGTTAAGAAATCACCACTGTGTCAGTTATTAAGttactattataattttaatgaatgttataattttttaattgtatttatttattttcattttagttagtaattagtaattatgttagtgttttgtcatttttattcgaTTTTTTGATTAAGGATGTCTATAtagtatttataaatttttattttagtgtttttttttacaattaatttgaaCAAAGTTAATAATTCTTGTAAGCAACTAATGCTTTTTACGGTTTTATTCAAGTAAAACCCTGCACTGCGCATAAGAATCAAATGACAAATAATATCACAAAATGAAAATAGTATcatgatgcaaaaaaaagaaattgtcctAAAAACTGACACAATTTCTTCCTGATAAATCTAATTGAATTCAGCATTAGAGCGGAGGATGTGCTTCCTCTCCTCACCTCCAGGGGTGCTAGTGGCAGTCTTAATAAACTTGGCTGCGGAGTAGAAGAAAGGGCTCAAGTCAAAGGAGGGCATGTCGAAGGCCTCGACCCCGTGATAGCTGATCTTAGTGTCTCTGTAGAAACTGGCTCCTGTGTTGACACTGAACTTGCCGTGAGCTGCGTTCAGCACGAATGTGATGTTCAGAGACTGCAGCAAGTGTTTGTCCTTCGCTGCGTACCTGAATCACAAGcagtcacaacacacacactccttatttagcaaaaaactattttttacacatttataacAAAAAACAGAGAGCGTACCAATTTTGTAAGgcacaaaaatctataaaaaagcagcaagattttaaaaaatttgaaggaatcactatttttttattgttttctataaatatctaaacatgtgtaaatcaagatacatttacttgagaagcgtGATGACATAAGATTTAAAGTTTTAATGTATCATCaaattaagtgagtttttgcttaaaatgaaaacaaaattatattaatttttctTACTCTGAGAGTTATTTTTCTCttgagcaaaagaaaaaaatatttattttcttgatttcttgatttaagaatgtttagatatttttactggaaaacaacacaaattcttttaaaaatgaatagtATTTTGTCAGAAGAAAATAAGTtaatagaaaaatacatttatgcaccaaatttacaatttgtaaaaattaaatatttttaagtggTCGATATGATTAATTCTCactgaaaaacaaataataacatccaaatgttttaaggtttaatcttgaaagagagagaaaaaaaagtgtagaagCTATTTTTACCCAGAAAATAATTACAGAGAAGTTAAATGTGAacatttgaagtagaaagactgaaatggtattttcttgtaaaaaaaaaatactcaaattGTGTTTTATTCACAACTTTTAAAAAATAGCTTTTACAGCATAGAAAGGGtgttcaaaactaaaataaaacatgagGATCTGTctaaaattctaattaaaaattCCTTTACAGTAAGGTTGCATGAATTAACATATTAACTAAtatgaacaaacaataaacaatacatttatttcagcatctttgttaatgttagttaatgaaaaaacAGTTgtttattgttcatgttaattcacaacttttgatttcaataaTGCATAaggttgaaattaacatgaactaagattaatataTATTCTGTAATAAATGTATGGTTCGGTGTTTATTCATGCGAACTAATGAACCTcactgtaaagtgttacaaaaTTCCCCAATGGATCTACAGAACTGGATTCTTTAAGATTTGGGGGAACAGGATTGGTTGGATCTGTCTCTGGAGTTTTCTTACATGTCTCCGATGTATATTCCAGGCCTGACCTCGTCCAGATGGCCGCTGGCTCCGGGTTTGACCCACAGGAGTCTCTGAAGCTCAGAGGCTGGAGGAGTCTGGTAGCGTCCGTTCCCACCGTTAGCCATCAGACGGGGCATTATCGGCCCTCCGCCGCTGCTCGGACACAGAGGAGAAGAACTGAGCGGCTCTTGTTCTCGTAGACCTCCCAAGAATTACTCACAACAAGACAGCGGTCAATAGTAAGAGTCTTGTGCTGTTAGATTCGTGTAAGGAAGAGAAAGTCATTCACAGGCACCTTTGGTTCTCATGCATCTCGTCACCAATCACAACAAGTTTGAATATGAAATGTGTTGTATGACATTAACTTTAATGCTGCTTTATTATGCtattctatttattatttgaaagctCTCTGTACACATTGAATTCAGACATTCTGCAAAATGTCATGTCCAATGGAAGAAAAGAAAGTCACATGAACAACACGAAGGTACGTTTTCATTGTATTGTaacacacattttttaattagATGTTGCTTTATCACTTAAAATACAAATGCATACACTCATAAGTTGCATATTTTATAACTATTTAATGCATGAGCATAACCAGTGCTTATGGGGATGATTCAACTTAGCTAACAAATCtgctacattttaatttttaaatgtgattttaacatTGCATGTGAAAGATGAGAAAATATGCACAGTATTGTCATGCATAAACATGCCATTGTAAATAATAATGCACAAACTGCACTGAACACAATCATGAATAATGACTTACAGGGAATGGCTTATTAAAAAGCGGAGGATGTCCAGTAGGAGTAAAACAGCATGTGCACTACAGTCTTGACCCTAATGACTTTCTGAGATGTAATAAATCTGATTCAGGCTCTTTGTGATGACATCACAGTCTTTTACTGATGAGGTCACTATCTCATTTCTTTCTCTTCCTCATATAACCACAAACGACAGGACAgtt comes from the Carassius carassius chromosome 39, fCarCar2.1, whole genome shotgun sequence genome and includes:
- the LOC132121725 gene encoding dual specificity protein phosphatase 13-like, which produces MPRLMANGGNGRYQTPPASELQRLLWVKPGASGHLDEVRPGIYIGDMYAAKDKHLLQSLNITFVLNAAHGKFSVNTGASFYRDTKISYHGVEAFDMPSFDLSPFFYSAAKFIKTATSTPGGKVLVHCAMGLSRSSTLVLAYLMIHEGMTLVEAIKAVSQHRNICPNSGFMEQLRELDKTLHCHGTGL